The genomic window AGGTTTAAATAGGCAAAGATCAATCAACTACCATTTATTAATATGTGCCAAATATAAGCTTTTCCTTAAGgatttccctttccccatttcaTTGCCAAGTGACACCTCTGCCATGATTAACTGTGCAGAATCCTTCCCACTTTCTCTACCCCTTCATTCCCTACCCACCATATATAACACctaatggagaaactgaggcctggggcagagcagttgttttttttctccctctgccCACCTGTTCCCCTCCCATTATTCATTAACCATTAACCATAGCATAAGTTCTTCCACACCCCTGTAGCCTTTATagcctccccctcccttcctccttcttaaCACTCCTGGACCCAAGTCCCCTGGGGCACAAAAATAGAGCTGCTATCCATCTGCTAAAAGAataaggatagaaaggaaaagcaaCTCAAGTTGGTGGGGAAGCTGTAGGTGGGGACAATGGGTGGGCAAGAACAGTTCAAGGTCTTCCCAGGTCCTGCAGCAGTGCCCACTGGTGCCTTTGGCACCAACACTGGCCATCCTGGCACCACAGCTTGATCAATAATgcatgagagtgtgtgtgtgtgtgtgtgtgtgtgtgtgtgtgtgtgtgtgtgtctgaggtGAAAGGAAAAGGTGTTAGCCTGAAGCTAGGGTTGTTGCTCAGGTGATCTTTAAGAGACTGAGGCACCAGGCACCTGAGGAACAAGACCAGTGAGGTGAGAACGATATGGAATGTGAGTATTAGAGGAAGGACTGCCCAGCGGCACAAGGTTGGCCAGAAGACTGAGCCATGGGGAAAAGCTCCTGGATCCCACTACTGAAACTTCCTCAAACTCTACCTGTGGTTTAGGGCTATTTGGCCTTAATAGGGGTCCTGACTTCTCACAGAGTCATAGGAGACAGGGCACCTTTATCTACATTGAGccaagggggaggggaaggtgggATAAGGAATGAAGTGGacagctccctccctccctccttgcctCCCTGCTTGGAAGCAGAGTAGACCCCTTCCCCCCTAGGGATGCCGGGTGATGTCAACGTGGCCCCTTACCGTAGTGCCCATGGACTGCCAGGTCTGCCTGCCTGCTTGATCGCCTGCACTGCCTCTGAGTCACCGTCTCCCTCTCTGAGCTGAGCAGCTACTGCAGGAACCAGGAAGGAAGGAGACGTCGTAGCCTCCACTCGAGCCGGATCTCCCCACCTCCTCGGCCCCCCTCTATCCCCCCCTCCTGCCAGGCCCTGGGCATCCGGGGCTCAGCTCTGCCCCCCCGCTCCTGGGAGGACTCAGGGCCGAACAGGCATCCCCGAAGTGAGGTGGGGGGTGGCAGTGAGTGGACACCACCAGCTCCACTGGAACAACTCCAGAAATGTCAGGAAAGGCGGGGAATCGTTAAAGGAGGGGCCTCCAGCAGAGGAAGCCACTAGCTTATTCAGACTGCTGCTGGGCTGCCTTGACCCGACTTTGACACCTGCTAGTAACCTGACCTAAGCTGGTATCTAGTGCTAATTCAACCTTAATACTTACCACTGCCTCATTTAAGATCTGAAAATGGACCAAAGATTTTGGAGCTAGCGGTGTCAAATTGATAgttgtagagagagagagatgcccCCAGGATACCTGGTTCTCTAGGGCAGTGCCAGCTTCCTTGAGACACTTGGCCACTCCCAGGGCAATAGATCAGTCTAATGGTGAGAGTTTACAGCAGGAAGCAGAATATCTAGCCTCCAATATGAAAATGAAACTTGCCCTAAAGGGGCTGATACAGAGGCAGCTTAGATAGAGTcccagccttgaagtcagaaggatctgagttcaaattcagcctcagacacttactagctaagtgatcctgggcacatcacttaactaCAAATACCTTGGGGGGGGGTAGAATCAATAAGAGGGTAATACTGCTTAGGTCCTGAGGGGAGTGATAAGGTACTGGGAAAGCATTCCCCAGAGACAAAGATTCTCCAACATATAGGGCTGACATGGGTACACATAGAGTTGAACAGTGCCCAGGACAAGTGTACCAGTTAACCCAGCCTTCTTCCTTAAtggtgaggaggaaaaagagatccAATGTCCTTCAACCTCTCAATCATTACCAATTTTTAAGCAAGGCACACTAAAATAGAATTCACTCATAGGCAAAGTTAAAGTGACACCCTCCACAGATTTATTTCAgcacttcagctgaagcagagGCCTTTCTGAAATGCAATTGGAGATGAACTTCAGGAGTTGGGCAATGTTTTAGTAGCTGAAGAGTAGGGGTGGTGGTTCTCAAGCTTGTAAAAATAATGTGTTAGATACCTTCAACATTTAGGtcatggattttaaaaaatattttgattttttttaatattttgatagtactgttttcctttgaagttttgttttattttatgcatttagaaagCACTCTGAGGAGGGGTCCACAAGTTTCATCGGACTGCCAAGGGATCTGTGATCCAAAAAACCTGCCCTGGAGGTTAGTTCAACCAGATGCTTGGGAGTTTGGGGAGGCAGTGTTGAGTGACAATGCCAGCTGATGCTCTGAGCACTTGCTGTGTCACTGTGACAGAAAATAAGTCCAAGGACAGGTCAGCCAACTCTTAGGGGACCAAATTCAGACTTTAGTATTTCATTCCCAGACAGTACTACTTAGAACTTTTCTGGCATGAGAGGTCTAGAGGGCATTCCATTAAATCCACTTTCATGTTGACTAAGTGGTCTCGGATGCAATGGTCTTCACTGGATACTGTATAAAGCTGGCTCTAGACCAGCAGTTGTAAAGAACCAAGCTCCTCCCTGGCTATAGAAAACTGGATATAGCTAGAATCAAGTGGTCCTTTGTATACTACTGCTCCCCTGCACAGCCCTACTCCCATTCTGCTTAGTTCTAGCATTACCtcaatgatttttatttgtgGTCTACTTCTTCTCCTCCTTAGATTGAGAACTCTATAGGAATTCTTTTGCCAGGATTCTCCTGGAACCTTCCTTCCCAAACACAAGGTATACAATGTACTCCACACACAGATGATAAATTCATTATTTCCTCCTTAGCTTCAACCTTGTCCCCCAGGCCCTTCTTTTCCCCCCATCTCCTATTTCCAAGAGTTCAGCTACTGTAGAAGTGGAAAATACAATACTTTATCTAGAAATGGTGAAAAGAGTAAACAAGACTCCCAAAtatccactctctctctctcaagtttCTCTTCCTCCACCTAGGTCAGGTTTCTTTGGGATCAAGAATGTTTggccagggggcagctaggtggagcagtggttaaagcactgactctggagtcaggaggacctgagttcaaatccagcctcagacatttaataattaacctagcagtatgaccttgggcaagtcacttctaaccccactgccttgcaaaaaaaaaaaactttgccgTTGGGCACAGTTAGAAGTGTGGTTTACTTGGGGTTAGAAAAACCTAGCTCCCACAATAACtaacttttcatttaatctggCTAAATctaattcctcatttgtaagtgAAAGACAATATtctcacagggttgctgtgagtgAAGTGATCTGCAATTTCTAGGAGGAGCATTACTAGAAGCAGTAGCTAGGCCCTTGGTTTTTCCAATCTTGTCTTGTACCAAGGGGCTAAGGGATTTGGATCAAAGAAATTCTTCTCCTCCCTGACTTGCTTCATTTTCATCTCCAACCCCAAATTCTTTCCCATTCAAGCACACAAGATCAAAGGCTCTAGAATCAAAGTACATTTATGTTCACTGAGACCCGCCCAGCTGAGTGTCCATTACAGGGTCAGGGGAAGCCAGCTCTTtggtgctaggcactgtgctgtCGTCTGTGTGCTGCTGTCTGAGGTACTGATCCAACAGGGCAGTCAGATGAAGGGGCTGGTGCTGGAGGAGGGAGTGGGTCTGAGATGACAGGAAGGTTAAGCCCCCTACCAGCTCCCCCTGTATCAAAGACTGTGAGGGCAGTTTGGAGTAGTTCACAAAACCTTGATAGCTGAGGATGGTGTCATCAATACAACCACCTGGAAGAAAATGGgagaatgtccatcaataggAATTTGTGAAGTGCTTATGTGCCAAGCCCTGAGCTATACTCTGGAGATTAAGGGGAACATTTAAGGACATATAGCTTGTAAATCACTAGCTACATAAACCAGAAAAGGCCTACCACAGAAAGCAGGCTTTGAGCTGAGATGCAAAGGAAACTAAAAGGTGGCAGAGATGAGGCAGAGCATTCCAGGCCTGGGGGACAGCCAGTGCAAAGGCTCAGAGGTGGGAAATGGAGGGTGGCATTTGAGGAGCTGTCCAAAGGCCACCCTAGAGAGCTAGATTGTAGAATACATGGAAAAACAAGAAGGGGTGACATACTGAAGTACTTTAGATGTCAAACTGAGGGTTTTACACAAGGCAGCCCAAAAGTTTTAAGCTCTGGAAGCTTAGAGGAGATTAAAAAGGAGACCCTGGACACCCAGAAGAGGGCATGATCAGACCCACATGTTAGAAAAATCATCTTGGCAGCTGAAAGCAAGATGAACTGGAATGGGGGGAGACCAGCTAGAAGGCTGCTGCAGTAGGTCAGGGGAAAGAATTAGGGTGGTGGCCTGGGTGAGTGGGGAGATGGGAATGTATACAAGAGATACCATAAAGGAGAGCACCAAGCCTTGTCAGTGAACTTGATATGAGGGTGAATGAGTGAGGACTGAGGATGATACAGGTCTAAGTCTGGAGTAAATAACAGGAGGCTGGTGGGTCTTGGGCCTCTTTATAAACAATCAGCATCAACCCCTCCTGGATCAACAAACATCATCCCTGTAATAGAATTTCTATAGGGCCTTACAGTTTGCAGAGCaccttacaaatatctcatctgatcctgaCAACAAATCTTTAGGGTaggtattatcattcccattttacagatgaggaaactgaggcaaacggagacaaatgacttgctcaagatcatactaTTAGTGTCTGAGGGGGTAGCTAGTGACatggtggatggagcaccagtcctggaatcagattactagttatgtgaccctaagcGAGTCACTCAATCCACAAAacaaaagtgtctgagactacatttAAACTTTAGCtccttgacaaatggtcaaaagatatgcaaaggcaatttacagatgaggagatcaaagcaatctatagtcatatgaaaaattgctctaaatcattacttattagagaagtgcaaattaaagcttctctgaagtaccacctcacacctctcagactggccaatatgaccagaaaggataatgatcattgttggaagggttgtgggaaatctgggacactattacactgttggtggagctgtgaactcatccaacctttctggaaagaaatttggaactacgcccaaagggcaacaaaaatgagcataccctttgatccagcaataccagtactgggtctataccctgaagagaggatgaaaaaggacaaaagcatcacttgtacaaaaatattcatagcagccctgtttgtggtggcaaagaattagaaatcaagtaaatgtccttcaattggggaatggcttagcaaactgtggtgtatgtatgtcatggaacactattgttctattagaaaccaggagggatgggaattcagggaagcctggagggatttgcatgaactgatgctgagtgagatgagcagaaacagaaaaacactgtacaccctgacagcaacatgggggcaatgatcaaccttgatggactcactcattccatcagttcaaccatcagggacaatttggagctgtctgcaatggagaatatcatctgtatccagataaagaactgtggagtttgaacaaagatcaaggactattaactttaacttagaaaaaaaaactgctatcttattgtctgatcttgctatcttcttatactttatgtttcttccttaaggatatgatttctctctcatcacattcaatttggatcaatgtataccacaaaaacaatgtaaagattgacaaattgtcttctatgggggggggtggggggagggaagtaagattgggggaaaaattgtaaaattcaaaataaacaaaatctttaaactTTGTCTCCTAACTACAGACTGGTTCTCTGGGCTCCTTCaatttatatagagttttaaggTCAAACATTCTTATTTGACTCAACAATTTGATTCTCCAGTTAAAGCAGTAGGATTACCTTGCTTCTTCTGCCTAGCAGTCTTTGatcaggcagttttaatgacaaGAGAAGACTGTCTCCtcattcctcccccttccccaactACTATTCCATCTAGCTCTGATCAACCTGTCATCTTAGCAATGAAGTTTATGATTTGTCCCAGACTGCTTAGCATCTGTGTATCTATTCATATAAGTATAAACACATATTTCAAATCTTCAATTACACGTGTCACAGTGGCCCCATGAACCAAGATATGTCTCCCCAGtcctgaggtggggggggtgcaGGTATACTAAGGACATCAGATCCAGATATTGATGAAGACTGAGTTGATCTAAATAATTTGACTAGAATATTCTCTACAGTTCTCCCCTAGACCTGATGGACTTTCCCTAGGTGTCCATTCCCTTTCATCATCAGGAATTGGTCATTAACAGATGATAACACCACTTTCCACCCTCTTATCAGTCAGGGTTCTCACCAAGTAGAGGTAAGACAGGCATGCTCCTCAAGACTCGAAGCATCTCCTTGGCCTTGGGTTCTGGGCTTACCAGCAACATATTATGCCCAACGAAGAGAGGCAGCAGATTTTGGTACTTGGATTCTGCCAGGAATGGCCTCAGGATCTGGGGTAGGGAGAGCATAATTGGTTAACAGAAATACATCACCCACTTCTAGCAATCAATACTTTTCAGCATGTGCATGGGAAGTATAAAGGGGACATGGACCCACCATACTTAGTGTCTTTCTAGCTTCCCCAGAGTGTTTAAGCTTAGGGAATGAGGAGAGGGAAGCAGATGCTGATGCTCTAGTCTAGGTATAAGAAATTAAGACAAGACCCAGTCCCTTCCTTACTGAATTGGGAAAGATCTTCACAGAAATGCTGTGTTTGTGAAGCTGGTGCCTGAAAAGGAGCTTGTCCTCAGCACTCAGAGCCACATTTTGACAGACAGCAATCATTCgattttttctgaaaacttctGTCACCTCCCTCCGGAGCAGTCGATTCAAGCCCAACTCctaaatattgaagagaaaaaaacaacatgaaaaat from Macrotis lagotis isolate mMagLag1 chromosome 2, bilby.v1.9.chrom.fasta, whole genome shotgun sequence includes these protein-coding regions:
- the MRPL10 gene encoding large ribosomal subunit protein uL10m — protein: MAAVGILSCRLRLRPGQLPTIQTVRHGSKAVTRHFRVMHFERQKLMALTQYIPPKPAIPPCCLPPPPKPPSEELGLNRLLRREVTEVFRKNRMIAVCQNVALSAEDKLLFRHQLHKHSISVKIFPNSILRPFLAESKYQNLLPLFVGHNMLLVSPEPKAKEMLRVLRSMPVLPLLGGCIDDTILSYQGFVNYSKLPSQSLIQGELVGGLTFLSSQTHSLLQHQPLHLTALLDQYLRQQHTDDSTVPSTKELASPDPVMDTQLGGSQ